A stretch of DNA from Vidua chalybeata isolate OUT-0048 chromosome 27, bVidCha1 merged haplotype, whole genome shotgun sequence:
CCAGTTTTGTGTATGATGCTTGTTTTGTAATCACTACTTGACCTGATAACAAATGTGTTTTGGTGTTGCTGATGTTCCCATCTGTTCACTGCTGGTGCTTTATCTGTTCTACAGGAATTTATTGCAGTCAGCCAGCTGCGAGGATCCACCCAGGGGaagattttgtgtttttatggTCCCCCTGGAGTTGGCAAAACCAGTATTGCTCGCTCCATTGCCAGAGCCCTAAACAGAGAGTACTTCCGCTTCAGTGTTGGAGGGATGACTGATgtagcagaaataaaaggacaCAGGTCAGTGTAACTTGAGAAATTTCTCTATCCAGCAGTTTTTACTAAAGTAAATAGGAATCTAACTGAAGTTGGACAATGTATGTAATTCCCATCTCTGTTCTGCCAACCCTTGCTGACAGGAGTTGagatgaagagaaagaaagaaagaggtgAAAAAGATAGGAAAGGGTGGAGTTTGGAAGATAATTATATTTGTGCTTTTAAGTGCAGTTGCTCCCTGTTTATTGTGTATTCTCAGCTTTGAAAAGCTGAGTGAGCTACTCAAAACCACTGGACTGATGACAAATGCTAATAGATGCATGTCTCTAGATGTCAGAACTAGAGAATGGTGACAGTTTGAACAGGGTTATTCACATGTGTGTTCAGGTGTGATTGAGACTTGGTTTCCAAATAATCAAGATGGAGATGCTGCATGAGGAAAACCTGGAAACAAGAACATTCATGGGGAAAACAAGAAGTTAATAAAAAATGGGTAGGTCTGACCCTTCCATaggtttattttccttccacttaaaaaaatcctagaaTGGTTGGCATTGAAAgtgacctctggagatcatctagaCCATTCCCCTGCTGGGGAGTGGAATGGAGAAGGGGAGAAAGCAGAAGTGTTTAacaccttctttgcctcagtctttagtggaAATATGGCTTGTCCTCAGGACAACTGTCCTCTCCTCCTGGGTTAGTAGATGGTGTCAGGGAGTAGAATGGGCCCCCAGTTATCCAGGGGGAGGCAGTCAGAGAATTGCTGAGCTGCTTGGATGTTCATAAATCCATGGGACCAGATAGGATCCAccccagggtgatgagggagctggcagatgagcttaccaagctgctctccatcatttaccagcagtcctggctcactggtgaggttccagatgactggaagctgcCCAGTGTGACACCCATTCACAgcaagggtgggaaggaggatcttggtaattacaggccagtcagcctgacctcagtacccgGTAAGGTGATGGAACAGTTCatactgagtgctatcacacagcacttacaggatggccagggtgtcagacccagccagcaggggTTTAGGAGGAATAGGTCATGTTTAACCAACCTGATCTTTTATGACCAAGTGACCCTCCTGGTAGATGTGGGACAGGCTGTGGATGTGTCTATTTGGACTCCAGCAgggcctttgacactgtctcccacagcacactcctggaaaagctgcagcccacagctgggacaggagcactctgtgCTGGGTTCAGAACTGGCTGCATGGCcggcccagagagtggtggtgagcgatgctgcatccagctggggacagtcaccagtggtgtccctcagggctttGTGCTGaggccagttctgttcaatatttttattgatgacatggatgaggatGAGTCTTTCatcagtaaatttgcagatgacactaaaCTGGGAGCGTGTGTCTATCTGTTTTAAGGTAGGAGGGCTCTCTGTAAAGGGAGACCTGGAACGGTTGGATAGATGGGCAGAGTGCAGTAAAATGAcgtttaataagtccaagtgccaagtcctgcattttggccacaacaacccccTGCAACTCtataggctggggacagtgtggctggacagtgcccaggcagaaagggacctgggggcaCTGGTCGACAGcaggctgaacatgagccagcagtgtgccctggtggccaagaaggccaatggctcctggcctggatcagaaatggtgtggccagcaggagcaaggaggtctttcttcccctgcacttggcactggtgaggctgcgccttgagtgctgtgtccagttctgggcccctcagtttaggaaggacgttgagacACTTGAGCGCGTCCAGAGAAGGCTgacaaggctggtgaggggcttggaacacaagccctctgaggaatgactgagggagctggggttgtttagcctggagaaaaggagactcagaggtgaccttatcgctctctacaactccctgaaaggtggttgtagtcaggtggggtcggtctctttcaccgggcagcaactgacagaaccagaggacacagtctcaagcaGCGCCAAGGGAAATATTGGTTGGATATtatgaaaaggttttttatagaaagggtgataaagttctggaatggtctgcccagggaagtggtggagtcgccatccctggatgtgtttaaaaaaggacTGGATGTGGTACTCAGTGCCATGttttagttgaggtgttgggcCTGGGTTGgtcttgatgatcttgaaggtctcttccaacccagtgattctgtgtaAAGCAGGTTCAGCTATAGCAGGTTGCACAGGATGGTGTCCAGACaagttttgaatgtctccagagaaaTAGATTCCAtagcctctctgggcagcctgttccaggtTGCTGCCCCCCTCAATGTACAGAAGTTTCCCCTCCTActcaggtggaacttcctgtgtttcagtttgtgcccattggcctgtgtcctgtcactgggcaccactggcAAGAGTCTGGCCCTGTCCTCTTGACACCCACCCTTCAGATATTTTTACACATTGATGAGATCCCCTTTCAGTCATCTGAAGCCTAAACAGGCctagctccctcagcctttcccatgagagatgctccagccccctcATCACCTTCACAGCCCTCCACTGGAGCCTCCCCAGGAGTTCCTTGTCTTTCTTGAATTCCTAAGTCCAGAACTGGGCACGACACTTCAGGTGgcctcaccagagcagaggggagggtCTGCATCTGAAATTAAAACCAGCGGTGTTTTCAAACCAGTAAGAGTAGCCATTCTGCGGAGTAAATTGaacctgcagggctctgccttacctagaagcagagaaaaatattttctatgtttttcaGATGTTCTCTGTTCTGTGCCTCTCGGCCTTCACTCTGTTTTTACCCTCTTTGCTTCTGCTTGTTTCTGGATACCAGAAACAATCTCTAGCAGGAAGGTTATATTTTCCTATTAGCAACTTGTTCCTTTAGTATGTTTTGATTTACACTGGTCTTTTTGTCCCTATCAAGTGAGGAAGTGAAATGTTACCCCTTCTaacatttctttcccaaaagCCATGAAAATTCAAATACCTCTATTCTCAGCCTAacctctttgcttttctctaaTTGAGAAGTGGTTTAAATTAAAGATAGAAACTGTAGTCTAGGAGTATTTTGCCAAAATTCCTGTCAGTTCTTTACTAGAAACAGAGTGGGTGGGTCTTGGTGCTTAATATGTTGATGGAGAATGCTTTTGATAGATGTTGAAGAAATAAAGACTTATTTCCCAGCAGGATATACTTGTTCTGTCACTGTGTGATGTATGCTCTGATATGTGCTGTGCTTTTCAATAGTTCCCTAAATACAATCTCTGGTAAAACAGGAGGACATATGTTGGAGCAATGCCAGGAAAAATCATCCAGTGTCTGAAGAAGACCAAGACAGAGAATCCGCTTATACTGATTGACGAGGTGAAGTATTTGGTCTTTCTTCTAGGCTTTGCTCTTAAAGACTTGTATCAATTCGTGATCCCCAGAGAAAAGGTGAAGCAGTAACTCTGAAAAATCCCATGATCTTTCTGTTTATATGAGGCTGGGCTCTCCAGTTCTCTGGGTGACACTGATACCTTagatgctttgttttctctccttatAACAGACTCAAGCTTTACAATTCTAGTTGTGTCCTTCTGATTAAATTATAGCTGTTTGGATCCTAATGGACCTGGCTGGATATTCAGAGTTTCTGTAGTTCTTGTGTTTCCTTCATAGGTGTGAGCACGTCACTGTGCACAAATCCACTGTTGCCTGTGTGATTATTAGCAAGAGACACTCTCTCAGTAGGTCTAAAGCTACCAGCCTAATGCAAATAAGGACAGGATATAATAGCAGGTGTTCAGAATAGACTGAAGGTCGTTCTGGCCTTCTTGTATGCCATACCTGGGAAGGACCAACAGCATATTCTTGGAAGGAATGGTATGTGGGACCAATAAACTGTCATCCGTTGCAGCATGATGTAACCAATGAGTATGGTAATTTGAAGGGTAATGGAACCTGTGGGTTATGATACTTCAGTGGTGTTGGCCAGAAGCCCTGCCTTGGCTGTAGCAGCAAATTTCATTAAGGCCATGCAGTTAACGCTACTCCTAAGGGAGAAGAACTGGTGGCCCTGTTTGTATCCCCAGAAGCAAAGTTCACGGTGCTGGACGAGTCAATGACCTTGGCCATGGTCCTGGGCAGCTGGCTCTAGCAGTCCTACGTGACCAGTGAGGTTGTTCAACATGACTTCAGGAAGTCCTCATGAGCCTCAGTCAAGTTACTTTATTTCAAGTCACTAAGCTAGCTCTGCTTGAATGGCTGTGTGTAGGCTTTTTGCATCTTGGCCAGAGCAAGGCAAGGTCTGGCCTTGCATATTAGGGAAGTGGTGTAAGCTAGCTCTCTAGTCCTCTCACAGTGGAGTAAGTGTTCTGGTCTGTGCCTATAGCTTATCTCAGCTTAACAATTAGTAGCCACCAGTAGTAGTGCTTTTTATTGTATGCACGTTGCCTGAGACTTCATAGTGATTTTCTGCAACAGTCAAAAATCCTGTGTCTTCTCAGCTGTGTCATGTGCTTACACTGGAAGATAGTGGGGACTTGGATGAGTGCACAGAAAACTGGTAGACTGGTACTGGATGTTAATGAACACTCATGAACATTTTCAGATGGAGCCTTGAAAAAAGTCTTGCTTGAGAATTTATCATAGTAGGAAACTTCTTAGAGTATTAAATTCTTTTCTCCCACAGGTAGATAAAATAGGAAGAGGCTATCAAGGGGATCCGTCCTCGGCCCTTCTAGAACTGTTGGATCCAGAACAGAACTCTAACTTCTTGGATCATTATCTTGATGTTCCTGTAGATTTGTCAAAggtatttctcttttctgcagaGGTTGTAGAGCCAGAATGTCTGAATGTGTTTCAATGCAGAGATTTCCTGTCCATGAAAAGATGCTGACATTTTATTCAGTTGGAAAATCAGATAGAACATAAATGGTACACAACTGTCTCTGCAGGAGTTGCTTTTAACTGAAGTATCTGTACATGAAAGAACATGATCACCCGCATATGTCCTAATTCCCTGTAGAGCCAGGGACAGATGTGTGGTCTCCACTAGAAAAGGCAAGAGTTGTCCTTTACATGATGattggcagagctgctgtcaaGGGAGGTGGCCTAATGCTGCTGTGAAGCTTTTGAAATTGGTCTTCTTTACACACTGTTGCACTTTTTGTGCAGCTGACATAAATTACAGAATTGACGCATTAGGAATAGGTATAGATAATTGAGTCATTCTGAGCTAATTTCCTAGAAGGTAGAAAGAACTTCTGAGTGAGATCTAGATCTTCCATTTTCTGGTCCCTATCAAAGCATTCTGATTTCCCAGTTTGTGTGTTGTGTATTTCTAAACGTTTATTTTGGGGGTAGGGAACATGCTATTACATAGTTATAAAATTCaaacttttaataaaaactaattCCACAGAGAGGGTGATCTTGCTCTAGCGCTTCAGacagagaaatgcagaactTGGGAACTAGTACTTGGAGTAAAGCAACTGGTTAATGAAAGTTCTTAATAGGATCTTTTCATGCTTCCAGGTACTCTTTATTTGTACTGCCAATGTAACAGAAACCATTCCAGAGCCACTGCGGGATAGAATGGAAGTGATCAATGTGTCAGGATATGTAGCAGAAGAGAAACTTGCAATTGCAGAGGTAAGAGAAATCACTGTTGTGCTTTATGTGAATTACAtctggtggatttttttttggcagattCAGGCTTACATATTTACATCCAACTATGTCCAGAAAAATTAGATACATGATATTTTGGACAGTGTTCCTTTGATTTGAACACATAGTTAAAGTAACTCCAGTGTCCATAGGCTGTGGACACCAGAAAGCAGCACTGAGGTAACAGCAGAAAATCGAGTGAATTGGAACCACTCGGCTTTTGTCACAAATACTAAGAGAAGGATGTGGGggattgtttttttcagagatatTTGGTCCCTCAAGCACGAGTTCTGTGTGGCTTGGATGAAAACAAAGCTCAAATCACATCAGATGTCCTGACTGTTCTCATCAAGCAGTACTGCAGAGAGAGTGGGGTGAGGAATCTGCAGAAACAAGTAGAAAAGGTATGGGGAAGTTATATGTAGCTTGTGACCACTGTGCATCAGCCTTCTCAGCATTTTTACAGAGATAAATAACTATCTCACCCAGGTATTGAGGAAATCTGCCTATAAAATTGTGAGTGGAGAAGCAGAGATGGTCCAAATAACACCTGAAAACCTGCAGGACTTTGTAGGAAAGCCCATCTTCACTGTGGATCGCATGTATGAAACCACTCCCCCAGGAGTGGTGATGGGTCTGGCCTGGACAGCTATGGGTGagacaaaattaatttgggGTTAATGCCTacatttctgtgtaatttttcaaaagttgAATGTAATAGTCAAATAGAACTGAGTCCAGTGATGTTCTTTTACAGGCACTAGTAAAAGGAATTTCCTTTGGCCTTTGGATCCTGAATACTACTTCCTAGAAGAAGGGAGCCTTTCTTATGCCCTTACCAGGCTTATCTTAGCTTAGGGCCAGCatgttttctcttccagctccaTATCCCATACAAATGACATACATTAGGAACATCAGCAGCAGGAGGGTGCCACTGTGatacacagcacagctgaggaatGCTGTGTCTCATCAGTGATGTGCAGCACTGACTTGACTTCTGGTGCTGAGGGCAGGTATAGGTGTTCCAGCACTCTGTGGAGTGGGTGCAGTTGGCGGCTTACCATTCATTGGATTATTCCCCTAGTAACTTGTGGGCTTATGTGCACTACAGGATGGAAATACAGCACACAGCAAAGGAGATGACTTCTTCATACTCTAATTGACTTTGGGTAGAATTCAAGTAGTTAAAAGGGAAATTATCAGTATGGTGGAGAAGGTAAATAGATTTCCCGGCACTGGAGAATTGAAGTGGCTAAAAGTATTTTATGAACTCAGCTTACTCTCTGGAGGAAACAAAGAACATAAAACCATTATAAGAACTTGGTTATTTCCATTAACTAGGGGTTGCATCTATGTTCCTAGAAGGTGAAGTCCAAAAAAAGCAATGAATGGAGACTGTTGAGGTTTTTAGCTGGCCTTCCTGAAGGTATTTAAGGAACAGGTTTCAGCTGCTGTCTACTCAAGGGCTAGTGTCTCATCAGAGAGCATCAGTTCCAAATGCCTGACATACCTTCTGCATCACCTAAACCTTCtagtttaattttcctttaacttttttcagatgtttttcttttctttttttaggagGTTCCACTCTGTTTATTGAAACATCTCTGAGGCGACCCAAAGACAAGGAAAACAAGGATGGGTCACTTGAAGTAACAGGGCAACTGGGAGATGTAATGAAAGAGAGTGCCAAAATTGCATACACATTTGCAAGAGCCTTTCTGATGCAGAAGAACCCCAACAATGATTTTCTTATGTCTTCTCATATCCACTTGCATGTGCCAGAGGTAAACTGATACAGAGTTCACAGAGCATGCACAGCAACCCGGCTGGTTTGCTCCCTTAGATGTAAAGCTGGAAGGCTCTTCATTTGTACATATGTACATATTAAAGGCCTCAAGTCATTTACACATAATTGAAAATACTACTCCTGATCTCTGTGCCATGCTTCCATGTAATGGCAGTGATTGCTTTTGTCCAATATTTGGGGCTGAAAATAAATGCCCACAGTGCTCAGAGTGGCTCACATGCTGTGTAACAAGCTTTTGGCAGGTGCTTTACTGAAGACAGATTTTGAGCTGTGATTGTGTCCCAGCTTTACATCTGGACTGCTGAGTGCTCTTTGTGCAATGTCTTTGTTGCAGCTTGCTCTGTGTCTGTTTAGGTACTGCATTGTTGTCTGTGAATTCATTTCCTGAAAGATGAGAAAACAGCAGACATAATCTCTGTCTCTACTCCCTCTCATATTGATTTCCTCTGCTCTTACCACAAAGCGGTTTGTTCTCAGATAAATCCAGACTGTCACTAGTTCAGGCCTGGATTTTGTGGGGCTTTATATACTGATTTTTTCTGCCTTGCATGATTTTTGATATTGTCCTCCTTTAGTTTGTTACTCTTGACATTCTCCCCTTGTGATGTTGACTTAGGTCTAACAGAGAGCTTCAAAGTGTTTgtcctcttttttccctgatgttGCTTACTCAAAGACCTGAGCCCAGTGAGTATGGTGGTAGCATCAGGCCAGAAACCATATTTGTGGACTCATTTGTGGATTATTTCTCATTAATAAAGTGAGGAATGTCACAGTTGTTAATATATCAGCCAATTCAGATAGCAGGATTCCATCACTCACACATGCAAAAACCTTTGTGAGGCTTCACGAAATTTGGACAATGTTAAAACAACAAGTACAAGGGTACTGTCTGACTATGCTGCTTCTTGAATGAGCAGGGGagttgtgctttgttttttttttaaacagggaGCAACCCCGAAGGATGGACCAAGCGCAGGATGTACCATAGtaacagctctgctgtccctggctATGAATTGCCCAGTGAGGCAGAATGTAGCCATGACTGGAGAAGTGTCATTGACtggaaaaattcttcctgttgGTGGAATCAAGGAGAAGACTATTGCAGTAAGAGCTCTTCTCTTGTCTCTGTGCATTGTCCACAGGAGAGCCCTGGGTTGGGCtcggtggggacagggacagccagagagaGGTTGCTCCTTGAACTGGGAGAGGCAGATTTCATACCATTCACAGGTTGGAAAAGTCTCTGGGGGAACATGGGGATCTTGACTGTGTCTCTGGCTGTGAGGAAAGGGATGGGACCCCAGGCTTTGTGCCAGGGCATGTATGTTGGCACTAGCTCAATTCCACCTACACTGGAAGAATTGAAGGTGACTGACAGCTTTAACTGGCTGTCAAAGAAGTCTGCTCTGTCAGACTAGCACAGTTCAATCACCTGTGCTGTGTTGAATTGCCTGTTTCATTAGGGCATCAAGTGGAGATTTGACAGCATCTCTAAGGTAAATTCTTAAAATCAAGGCTCTATTCCCTAATTCCAGTGTGAATTTGTTTGGCATTTTATACAGATGTCTTAGATAAGAGGATCTTAGAtttagtatttatatttttggtttcatctattttcagttttcagaattCCTTTCCAAGTGTTCAGTCTCTCTCCCTACTTTTCACCTGCACAATTCTGGCCTATATAAGCCTTGCACCACATATTTTTCTGTCAAGAATGTTATTAGGTCTTCCTCCATTGAGCTGGGGCTTCACATCAGTGTTCTGCCCCCAGATATATTTGGGCTACAGCCTTCTGCAGTGCGATTTCTTTTCCCTGTATGACTTAAAAACGAGTAGTTGTTTGTAGTAGTCAGTACAGGACTAACCTGTGCTATGGCACTGACTGGCTGCACTTGCAGGAGGAGCGTGAGTGGCCACAGGCCTAAAcacaggatcacccctaaagCAATGGGTACAAACCTGTCCTGGGAGAAGCACTGCCTTCTGTGCTCCTTCCAGGGCAGATGTCCCTATCAAAAGGTTCTGTAGAATTGTGCTAAGGGTATTGACGGGGTAGGTTAGTTTGACAAGCTGTTTCTTAACTTTGCTTTCATCTGAGGCTTTATTGTCACCCAAGCTGAAACAGATACTTAAAACTCTGTAGAATAGTATGAATGTTCTGAACAATCCCCCGAGCTGCTGACATAGTCCAACTAAAATGCCTCCCTCCCTcatctgtccctgcagctgagaTGGCACTGGAGACTATGTGTTTTGGGGCTTGAGGCGGGGATCTAGAACATGATATGACATCTAGAACATGACATGATATCTGTCAGGAATGCCCTTGGTGCTCTCCATAGAAGAGAGTAAAGCTGGATCATGCTCCAGAATAACTGCTCTTGCTTTCAGAAATGGGGAAGGGTGTTTCCGGTACATGGAAGGATTCCTAGGACTCAACAGCCCAACTTTTTCTCCCCACAGGCAAAGAGGGCCGGTGTTACCTGCATCATTCTGCCATCAGAGAACAAAAAGGATTATTATGACCTGGCTGGATTCATTACAGAAGGACTGGAAGTGCATTTTGTGGAGCACTACACAGAGGTATTTGATATAGCATTTTCACAGCAGGATCTCACTGGAGGATGACACGCTGTGCCCTGATGGCTGGAAGGTGTTCTGTCCCCAGGCACTCGGGGCAATCCTGTAGTGGGACATGAAGCAATTGCTGCTGCGCAGCTGCCAAGATGAATTATGGCTCTGCTAGAATAAAGTATTTCTCAGTCTTTAATACTGAATTATGATCTACAATAAAGGATTTCCAATTTTGCCAAAGGAACAGGCATGTTATCAGCCACCAGCAGTGGGGCTAGTCTGGTCTTTTCTCACTGAAGATGTTTCAGCCATTTCACTGTAAATTTCCATATGACTTGTGGAAAAGGACTGAACAGTACACCCAGAGCTAGGCTGATGTACAGCTGTTATTCCTGATGTGGTAGAAGGCAAGTAGCTCTCAGAATCTGTCTCTGTTTAGAAGCCCGGGCTGGGCTGAAAGGACACTGAAATCCTAAGATAGTTCAGCAGAGCTGATACAGTCAGCTGATAAAGGTGACTCTAGGTTCTCTAGGTTTAGTCACCAGGTCAATACCACCAGAAAAAACTCCAGGTTTAAAGAGGGCAGATCAGTAACGTGCTCAGCATCACCAGtcagcagcactgtgctgcaCCACAAATGGCCTGTGCCTCTGCAACAGCTGTATCATATTCAGGGggtgagaaaaggaaataagtaTCTTGACTGTTGTACATCAGTAAACACAGGCTTGGGGGCCGGAGAACTTGAATGAACActaagaaaaagtattttctgagcCAAGAATAGCTCTTGTCATATCAGCAAGGGAGGACTTAGGGGAGAATAAAGAATCCAGCTACTGAAGTCCAGGGAGCTCTTGCTGACTCTAGGTGTCATGAGTTGCTACCACACTGCAGAACACAGGCCTGAATAGAGGGCACAAGGGGAAACACAGGAGCAGGCTAAGCTGCATAAGGAATGGGCTGATGAGCCCTGGGGAATAAGTGCAAAGTAGTTATTATTTTCAATGGCCATTTTTACCCACTTGACTTCCCTCCTGCTACCATCTAGGTCTGAAGCCAGACTAGGAGGTAGAAGGCATTATTCCAGAGATTTCCACATCCTGAGACTGCACACAGTCATAGAGGATTCCCCTCTAGATTAAGTCACAGCAGCACCAGTATCAGCATTTCCACCTGCAGGTACAATACACCACTGACCCAAATTCTTGATGGCTGAACTTCTGGACCTTATCAGCAcccccagcagcactcagtGAAGTAGGTATACCAAGAACACTCACTACCCTGGTTTTGGGAGAAAGGACTTTATTGTGTTGCAGCCTGTGCAACTCAATCCTTCTTTGCAGCAGCTTTCCTCATGGCTGCCAGGACATTACTGAGTTCCTCCCGCTTCCTCTTGGCCCGAATGTGAGTGCCAAcctggagaaagggagaaagcagagctgtcagtCTTTACTCATCTGGACAGACTGGGACTgctggaggtgtccctgccgtcACACCCGTCAAAACCACGCAGAACAGTAAAGTTCTGGAAAGAGACACTCAACCTCCGGCCAGGAGTTTGCCATCATGTCTCAGTAGTACCTCAACAGTTATCTGGACATGAAAGGGGCTGCTTTCAGCTCTCATAATCATTACAACACAAGGTACCCTATTTGAAGTCTCCTGGTTAATGGCACCCAACCTCCATCAGAGCTGCTCTCATTTTCCCTACACCTGACACGAAAACCATGGGAAAATAGCATGATAAGCCTGAATCCTTGAGTTCGGGGCCTTTTTAGCAAAGTACCTCTGCACCCATCTCCTGCTTTCCCACCCAGCCCAAGGAACATTCTCTCCACTCCATCATATTCCACCAGTTACttccaaaacaaatgaaaaaaataaaggtaattaattaaaaagccAACTATTCCTAGGGGAAGGCAGAACACTGACACAGTAGTTTCTGCCATCCCTTGTTAGTTGATTGACCTACCCGCTTCTTGATGAACTTCAGAGCACGTTTGTCCTTGGACACTTTGAGCAACTCCATTGCACGTCGCTCATAGGGTGCAAAGCCACAGACTTCCCTGATCATGTCTCGCACAAACTTGGTGTGTTTGGTCAGGCgctgtgggaagggagggagggaggactTTGGTCAGCAGGTTACAAGGCACTATGCAAAGGGGACTGCAAGGGGCTGTGGCATACTCTCAGCTAGACTTCAAAACCAGCCTATGCTGTTGGCATGTGCCAAGAAAACTTCATCCCTGGCAGATGCTGCGGAGCACATCAGCTCGGCTAAGTGTGCCAGTCTCTTCAGGCTTGGGTCTAGATGGGTCACACACTGGCACAGACCAgcattttttgaaaaaacaggTCTATGAGCTAGCCAAGGTGTGCACTGCAACACACGTCGGACATCACAGCTACACAAAACATTTAGTAAGAATGAATAATGAGCCCAGATGCATTCATGTCCCGTAACACGCATCTATCGGACCTGGACAGCTCCTAGTAGGAAAACTCGGGGTAGTTTTGTGAGAGATTGCCTGTTGTTACCAAGAGAAGCCGAATAGGAGACTCTAGAAGGCATACAGCTTTCACAGCTACCcgctgccctgcccggccgAGCCCACCGGCCCGCCCCGCAGTCACAGGCCGGGTTCTGAGCCCTCCCGTCTTCCCACAGCGAAAGCGCGAGCCGCAGACCCGCGGGACGGGGCCGGAGGCGATGGGCGGCTCCGCGCCAGACACACGAACACAACCACGCTGCGCACCTGGGGCAGCGGGCTCGTCCGGCCCCCACGAGAGGCAGGCCCGGGGCACAACGCGCCAGCAGAGTCTCATACTCACCCCGCGGCGGCGACACTGCCGGGGCTTGGTCACGTTCTTGGTCACCTTGTAGCCCTTGTTAAGGCCCACGGCCATTGGGTAGCGGATGGCCATGGCTACGGCGCTCGGGCCCGATGGACACGGATGGATACAGACCCACTCCGCCTCAGCCGCACCGCAATGATGGCGCCGCACCGGAAGGAATGACCGCGCGCGGGACTCCGGGACGTGGCCAGTTCCGGCGGTGGGCGGGGTAGAGCGCGCGCGGGGGAGTGTAGGTGGGGAAGGGCGCGCACGGCCGGTGCTGTGAGGGGCTGCGGGATCACCCCGCGGTGGGGTCACTGTGAGTGTGAGGGGACAACGGGGTGAGAGGAGGGTCACCCCGCGGTGGGGTCACTGTGAAtgtgaggggacagcggggacgaGAGGAGGGTCACCCCGCAGCGGGTGGTCCGACAGAACTGCTAGTTCCCCTCAGCTGTGGCTGGGGGGCTTTGGGTGCCCACCGTACGGAGCCGCACAGCCCC
This window harbors:
- the LONP1 gene encoding lon protease homolog, mitochondrial; its protein translation is MGTFVQIHEMQDLGDKLRMIVMGHRRIRINKQLEVEPEEPENKQKIRRKQKRSKKEAEEEPGAKDQAVELVLDPVAASSKEVLMVEVENVVHEDFQITEEVKALTAEIVKTIRDIIALNPLYRESVLQMMQAGQRVVDNPIYLSDMGAALTGAESHELQDILEETSIPKRLYKALSLLKKEYELSKLQQRLGREVEEKIKQTHRKYLLQEQLKIIKKELGLEKEDKDAIEEKFRERLKELVVPKHVMDVIDEELNKLGLLDNHSSEFNVTRNYLDWLTSIPWGKCSEENLELARAQAVLEEDHYGMDDVKKRILEFIAVSQLRGSTQGKILCFYGPPGVGKTSIARSIARALNREYFRFSVGGMTDVAEIKGHRRTYVGAMPGKIIQCLKKTKTENPLILIDEVDKIGRGYQGDPSSALLELLDPEQNSNFLDHYLDVPVDLSKVLFICTANVTETIPEPLRDRMEVINVSGYVAEEKLAIAERYLVPQARVLCGLDENKAQITSDVLTVLIKQYCRESGVRNLQKQVEKVLRKSAYKIVSGEAEMVQITPENLQDFVGKPIFTVDRMYETTPPGVVMGLAWTAMGGSTLFIETSLRRPKDKENKDGSLEVTGQLGDVMKESAKIAYTFARAFLMQKNPNNDFLMSSHIHLHVPEGATPKDGPSAGCTIVTALLSLAMNCPVRQNVAMTGEVSLTGKILPVGGIKEKTIAAKRAGVTCIILPSENKKDYYDLAGFITEGLEVHFVEHYTEVFDIAFSQQDLTGG
- the RPL36 gene encoding 60S ribosomal protein L36; protein product: MAIRYPMAVGLNKGYKVTKNVTKPRQCRRRGRLTKHTKFVRDMIREVCGFAPYERRAMELLKVSKDKRALKFIKKRVGTHIRAKRKREELSNVLAAMRKAAAKKD